A single window of Sporosarcina sp. FSL W7-1349 DNA harbors:
- a CDS encoding DUF4362 domain-containing protein — MQKLVYLLLLFGTCLLSACSYDSEKAVKNGDVINMNGPVYNFFQFERFLESVEADEAASVRIANYTVEGNPTLYDLAFDGTVFNLEIDRSKNKDRGDSPAKESKTCSELVSEEGQQVFSYTLEGCQHDSNVESFTILSVLKEQEEEHDH, encoded by the coding sequence ATGCAAAAATTGGTGTATCTATTGCTGCTTTTCGGGACATGCCTGCTATCTGCTTGTTCATATGACAGCGAAAAAGCGGTGAAAAACGGGGATGTTATCAATATGAACGGACCCGTTTACAACTTTTTTCAATTTGAACGGTTCTTAGAAAGCGTAGAGGCGGACGAAGCAGCCTCCGTCCGGATTGCGAACTACACGGTTGAGGGAAATCCGACATTGTATGACTTAGCCTTTGACGGGACCGTATTTAATTTGGAAATTGATCGGTCAAAAAATAAAGACCGCGGAGACAGCCCTGCCAAGGAGAGCAAGACCTGCTCGGAGCTAGTGTCAGAGGAAGGACAACAAGTATTCAGCTATACACTGGAAGGCTGTCAGCACGATTCCAACGTTGAAAGCTTTACGATTTTAAGCGTCTTGAAGGAGCAGGAAGAGGAACACGATCACTAA
- a CDS encoding CaiB/BaiF CoA transferase family protein: MTGALNGIKVLDLTRVLAGPYCTMILGDLGAEVVKVEAPGESDETRGWGPPFQNGVSAYYLCANRNKKSITVDLKSKEGIALIKGLIAESDVIIHNFKVGTMERFGLGYETVAQLNPAIVYCSITGFGETGPYKDLPGYDFIIQAMSGLMSITGTEQSGPQKMGVAIADILTGLYACIGIQSALLERTQSGKGQKLDISLYDTAVSSLVNVGSNYMMSGKIPTALGNSHANIVPYQTFTTKDGEIVIAIGNDNQFNQFCSILEKPAFSKDPKFRTNANRVEHRELLVSLVQEVLETKPTAYWLEKCRSQNIPCGPIQSIAEVSLDPQLHEREMFIQYDHPTAGVVKAIGSPLKLSRTPVSYKLHPPNPGEHNEEILRR, translated from the coding sequence ATGACTGGTGCATTAAACGGAATTAAAGTTTTGGATCTCACCCGCGTGCTGGCGGGTCCTTATTGTACGATGATTCTAGGAGACTTGGGTGCCGAAGTAGTGAAAGTGGAAGCGCCGGGCGAAAGTGATGAAACCCGTGGATGGGGCCCCCCTTTTCAGAACGGCGTCAGTGCCTATTATCTTTGTGCGAATCGGAATAAAAAAAGCATTACCGTGGACCTGAAGTCCAAAGAAGGCATCGCGCTCATCAAAGGGTTGATTGCCGAATCGGATGTAATCATTCACAATTTCAAAGTGGGCACGATGGAGCGCTTCGGCCTCGGTTATGAAACCGTTGCCCAACTTAACCCCGCCATCGTGTATTGTTCCATAACCGGCTTTGGGGAAACCGGTCCGTATAAGGATTTACCTGGGTATGATTTCATCATTCAGGCGATGAGTGGACTGATGAGTATTACCGGCACTGAACAATCCGGCCCTCAGAAAATGGGCGTGGCCATTGCGGATATTTTGACCGGTTTATATGCGTGCATCGGCATCCAATCCGCATTGCTGGAACGGACCCAATCCGGCAAAGGGCAAAAGCTCGATATTTCCCTTTACGATACCGCTGTCAGCTCACTTGTGAACGTTGGCAGTAATTATATGATGTCCGGAAAAATCCCGACGGCCCTTGGCAACAGCCACGCCAATATTGTTCCGTATCAGACTTTTACGACGAAAGACGGGGAAATCGTCATTGCGATTGGCAACGACAATCAATTCAACCAGTTCTGTTCCATTTTGGAAAAGCCTGCTTTCAGCAAAGATCCCAAGTTCCGGACAAATGCCAATCGAGTAGAACATAGAGAATTGCTTGTTTCGCTCGTACAAGAAGTGTTGGAAACTAAACCGACCGCCTATTGGCTGGAGAAATGTCGCTCCCAGAATATCCCGTGTGGACCAATCCAATCCATCGCGGAAGTCAGTCTGGATCCACAGCTGCACGAACGGGAGATGTTCATCCAGTACGACCATCCTACCGCAGGGGTGGTGAAAGCGATCGGCAGTCCACTGAAACTTTCACGAACTCCCGTTAGCTATAAACTGCATCCCCCGAATCCCGGTGAACATAATGAAGAAATTTTGAGAAGGTGA
- a CDS encoding SET domain-containing protein → MIEIKTSTISDGEFNRGVFATCDIKKGQILHEAPVISYPNEQHHHIEETVLADYAFEYGINHTAILLGYGMLFNHSYEPNATYEINFGNHTFDFYAFTDIKAGDEILINYNGDVDDKERLWFDR, encoded by the coding sequence TTGATCGAAATAAAAACATCTACAATAAGCGATGGCGAATTCAATAGAGGGGTATTCGCGACATGTGATATTAAAAAAGGGCAGATTTTACATGAAGCGCCCGTCATTTCTTACCCGAACGAGCAGCACCACCACATTGAGGAAACGGTACTTGCGGATTACGCTTTCGAATATGGCATCAACCATACCGCCATTCTGTTAGGATATGGGATGTTGTTCAACCATTCCTATGAGCCAAATGCGACGTATGAGATCAATTTTGGAAATCACACCTTTGACTTCTACGCTTTCACCGATATCAAAGCAGGGGATGAAATCCTCATCAATTATAATGGCGACGTGGATGATAAAGAGAGACTATGGTTTGATAGGTGA
- a CDS encoding LLM class flavin-dependent oxidoreductase: MISTTSKKYKGVPLSILDLAMINEGSDAAQSFQNSVDLARNAEQWGFNRFWLAEHHNMQGVASSATSVIIGHVAGATKTIRVGSGGVMLPNHAPLVIAEQFGTLEAMYPGRIDLGLGRAPGSDQATAYALRRTLHSSGDDFPEQLAELRGYFDYNPTARVRAVPGEGQDIPIWLLGSSGFSAQLAAQQGLPFSFASHFAPGYLMQALQLYHQQFRPSKNLAEPYVMLGVNVIAADTNEEAQRLATSYQQQFLNIRRGVTTKFKPPVDDLDTFFSEYEKAAIAELMNWPSTIVGDRETVQRKMDAFLQATKADELIISSGIYSHKDRLRSYEILGELLE; encoded by the coding sequence GTGATCAGTACAACATCAAAGAAGTATAAGGGCGTTCCTTTATCCATTTTAGATCTTGCGATGATCAATGAAGGCAGCGATGCCGCGCAGTCGTTCCAAAATAGTGTCGACCTCGCGAGGAATGCCGAGCAGTGGGGGTTCAACCGATTTTGGCTTGCGGAGCACCATAATATGCAAGGCGTTGCAAGTTCGGCGACGTCGGTCATCATCGGCCATGTGGCGGGCGCGACGAAGACGATCCGGGTCGGGTCGGGCGGCGTCATGCTGCCGAACCATGCGCCGCTTGTGATTGCCGAGCAGTTCGGTACACTGGAGGCGATGTATCCGGGAAGGATCGATCTGGGGCTGGGCCGGGCGCCGGGAAGTGACCAAGCGACGGCATATGCGCTGCGCCGGACGCTGCATAGCAGCGGAGACGATTTTCCGGAGCAATTGGCGGAGCTGCGCGGCTATTTCGATTACAATCCGACGGCCCGCGTGCGTGCGGTTCCGGGAGAAGGGCAGGATATCCCGATCTGGCTGCTCGGCTCCAGCGGATTCAGCGCACAGCTTGCCGCACAACAAGGACTGCCATTTTCCTTTGCAAGCCATTTTGCGCCGGGGTATTTGATGCAGGCGCTGCAGTTATATCATCAGCAGTTCCGGCCGTCCAAAAATCTGGCGGAACCGTATGTCATGCTTGGCGTGAACGTCATCGCGGCGGATACGAATGAGGAGGCGCAACGGCTCGCCACATCCTATCAGCAACAATTCCTGAACATCCGCAGAGGCGTTACGACGAAATTCAAGCCGCCGGTGGATGATCTAGACACGTTCTTTTCCGAATATGAGAAGGCGGCGATTGCAGAATTGATGAATTGGCCATCCACCATCGTCGGCGATCGGGAAACGGTCCAGCGCAAAATGGATGCCTTCTTGCAGGCGACGAAGGCGGATGAATTGATCATCAGCTCGGGCATCTATTCCCATAAAGATAGACTACGCTCATATGAAATCCTTGGAGAACTGCTAGAATAG
- a CDS encoding conserved phage C-terminal domain-containing protein — protein sequence MNLLINEPPLLILPSLVKQVGLNEAVILQQLHFRSLISKNHKDGYVWVYKTYEEWREEFPFWSERTIMRTMRKLEEEGYVISTSAYNRMKTDRTKWYRIDYAKCQMVAGQIVPLSRAVCPDGEGQIGTDRDDNLASQDFDKLSPPITKELKRKLKKDKSETSLDVISEIIQYLNAKTGKDFKVNAKWTQQLISERVAEGYVLEDFKAVIDVKGKQWENDPRMRNYFRPSTLFSPAHFENYLNEVPVEPDWRPVAYEAVDLDFGKGEFG from the coding sequence ATGAACTTACTAATCAACGAACCCCCGCTGCTGATCCTTCCGTCATTGGTGAAACAGGTGGGACTCAACGAGGCAGTCATCTTGCAGCAACTGCATTTTCGTTCGCTCATTTCGAAAAATCATAAGGACGGGTATGTGTGGGTGTATAAGACGTATGAGGAGTGGCGGGAGGAGTTTCCGTTCTGGTCGGAGAGGACGATCATGCGGACGATGCGGAAGTTGGAAGAGGAAGGCTATGTCATTTCGACATCCGCCTATAACAGGATGAAAACAGATCGGACGAAATGGTACCGAATTGATTACGCAAAGTGCCAAATGGTAGCAGGTCAGATTGTCCCTTTGAGCAGGGCGGTGTGCCCTGACGGGGAAGGACAAATTGGCACGGACCGAGACGACAATCTGGCATCACAGGACTTTGACAAGTTGTCCCCACCAATAACCAAAGAACTTAAAAGGAAGTTAAAAAAAGATAAGAGCGAGACAAGTCTCGATGTCATCTCTGAAATTATTCAATACTTAAATGCGAAAACCGGAAAGGACTTTAAGGTGAATGCAAAATGGACACAACAGTTAATTAGCGAAAGAGTAGCAGAGGGCTATGTGTTGGAGGACTTCAAGGCGGTCATTGACGTAAAGGGGAAGCAATGGGAGAATGATCCACGCATGCGAAATTACTTTCGGCCGTCCACGTTGTTCTCCCCGGCCCACTTTGAGAACTATTTGAACGAGGTGCCTGTGGAACCGGATTGGAGGCCCGTTGCGTATGAAGCGGTGGATCTTGATTTTGGGAAAGGGGAATTCGGGTAG
- a CDS encoding HD domain-containing protein codes for MNIIEKAFQFALEKHEGQYRKGTMIPYITHPFAVAMILKHHRYPDEVVAAGLLHDTLEDTQTTEQELLDFGPYVLELVQAATEPDKSLPWEQRKLWTIADLPKKSPDQLAVIVADKLHNIRSIQSDIEEVGEAVWSRFNRGKRSQSWYYMNILKALEPFRKEVPLIRNLDNEVKRIFIGTGKLTNGKIDLLFEAVYHISEATEDSLRKENMDGFAWEVKEGAEVLYQKGDFEPLRPLMDDLTARGIQFEMNSDGSFLLLAFCHELQYRLGWSPDELYRHFKRNLSKL; via the coding sequence ATGAATATTATCGAAAAAGCATTCCAATTCGCTTTGGAAAAACATGAAGGACAGTATCGAAAGGGGACAATGATCCCTTATATCACCCATCCGTTTGCGGTGGCGATGATTTTGAAACATCATCGATATCCCGATGAAGTCGTGGCCGCCGGTTTACTTCATGATACGCTGGAGGATACGCAAACAACGGAACAGGAATTGCTGGATTTTGGTCCGTATGTCCTCGAATTGGTGCAAGCCGCCACCGAACCAGATAAATCCTTACCGTGGGAACAGAGGAAACTTTGGACGATTGCAGATCTGCCGAAAAAGAGTCCGGATCAGCTGGCCGTCATCGTCGCGGACAAGCTGCATAATATTCGTTCAATCCAATCCGATATCGAGGAGGTGGGAGAGGCGGTCTGGTCGAGGTTCAACCGTGGAAAGCGTTCGCAGTCTTGGTATTATATGAATATACTAAAAGCGCTTGAACCTTTTAGGAAAGAAGTGCCGTTAATCCGAAATCTTGATAATGAGGTGAAACGGATTTTCATCGGAACGGGTAAATTAACGAACGGGAAGATCGACTTGCTGTTTGAGGCTGTTTATCATATATCGGAGGCAACGGAAGATAGCTTGCGGAAAGAGAATATGGACGGTTTTGCCTGGGAAGTGAAAGAAGGGGCCGAGGTTCTGTACCAAAAAGGTGATTTTGAACCGCTGCGGCCGCTGATGGATGATCTAACCGCCAGAGGCATCCAATTTGAAATGAATTCAGACGGTTCGTTCCTTCTGCTCGCGTTTTGTCACGAACTGCAATACCGTCTCGGTTGGAGTCCGGATGAGCTGTATCGGCATTTCAAACGGAATCTTTCCAAACTGTAA
- a CDS encoding HAAS signaling domain-containing protein yields the protein MHLIEAYVYEVTRRLPEKTRDDIALELRSTIEDMLSENFAEYEVREVLLKLGDPAQLAASYRDTPMHLIGPKVYDAYMYTMKMIIPWAILITILVHVVEAIVLFSGEESVLSVVIKSFGIIIGNLIHVLIQTFFWVTIVFIFIERVGLSKSDLPMTKYGSAWTPDDLKHVMVVSKKRAISRGEVIFGFVWTAIWLVFYFNADHLAGVYRSIDGVGLQMVMPAFNQEVLMSYWPLIVLLALFEIGVGLYKWIERQWTMKLVTINAVRNVFSSIVLLVMVTNPALIHDAVIPYMASLLEISNSSVHNFLEWAVWTVFVVVIVTTVLETYDSYRKAKSR from the coding sequence ATGCATCTGATTGAGGCGTATGTGTATGAAGTGACGAGAAGGCTGCCAGAAAAAACGCGGGATGATATTGCTCTCGAACTCAGATCCACCATAGAAGATATGTTGTCCGAAAATTTTGCTGAATACGAAGTAAGGGAAGTTCTTTTGAAACTTGGTGATCCTGCACAGCTTGCAGCCAGTTATCGCGATACACCGATGCATTTGATTGGACCAAAAGTTTACGATGCTTATATGTACACGATGAAAATGATTATCCCTTGGGCTATATTAATAACGATATTGGTTCATGTTGTTGAAGCGATTGTCCTTTTTTCAGGAGAAGAAAGTGTGCTTTCTGTCGTGATCAAAAGTTTTGGGATCATCATCGGTAATCTAATACATGTGCTTATCCAAACTTTCTTTTGGGTCACCATAGTATTTATATTCATTGAGAGAGTCGGCTTATCAAAAAGCGATCTCCCGATGACCAAATATGGATCGGCATGGACTCCAGACGATTTGAAGCATGTCATGGTGGTTTCGAAGAAACGGGCGATTTCAAGAGGTGAGGTTATTTTTGGATTCGTCTGGACAGCGATTTGGTTGGTTTTTTATTTCAATGCGGACCATCTCGCTGGCGTTTATCGATCCATAGATGGTGTAGGATTACAAATGGTGATGCCAGCTTTTAATCAAGAGGTATTGATGTCGTATTGGCCACTCATTGTACTACTTGCCTTATTCGAAATTGGAGTAGGACTATACAAATGGATAGAACGACAATGGACCATGAAACTGGTTACGATAAATGCAGTCCGGAACGTATTTAGTTCGATTGTCTTACTTGTCATGGTCACCAATCCCGCTTTGATCCACGATGCCGTAATTCCGTATATGGCAAGTTTACTTGAAATCAGTAATTCATCAGTCCATAATTTTTTAGAATGGGCGGTATGGACCGTTTTCGTGGTTGTTATTGTTACCACGGTATTAGAAACCTATGATAGTTATCGGAAAGCAAAATCCCGATGA
- a CDS encoding PadR family transcriptional regulator → MGPLLETFTTELRRGTLTLAVLSQLRTPQYGYSLVQRLEEAGVAIEQSTLYPLLRRLEKQELVTSSWDTTESRPRKYYVISPFGSEIYEQLKMEWETMTVELKSLLEGDENHASD, encoded by the coding sequence ATGGGGCCATTGTTGGAGACATTCACAACGGAATTAAGGAGAGGAACGTTAACTCTTGCCGTATTGAGTCAATTACGGACTCCTCAATATGGATATTCCTTAGTCCAACGTCTTGAAGAGGCAGGCGTAGCCATAGAGCAAAGTACGTTATACCCCTTACTTCGCCGGTTAGAGAAACAGGAACTCGTTACGAGTAGTTGGGATACGACAGAAAGCAGACCCCGCAAGTATTACGTAATCAGCCCGTTTGGCAGTGAAATTTATGAGCAATTGAAAATGGAATGGGAAACCATGACGGTGGAGCTGAAATCATTACTAGAAGGAGATGAAAATCATGCATCTGATTGA
- a CDS encoding LURP-one-related/scramblase family protein, whose product MRQLYIKQKVFSLSGKFSVKDEQENEVYFVEGSFLQIPKTFSITDSARKEVAVITKKTFSFLPTFFVEVSGQETVTIKKHFSFLKSRYSIDAVDMEVRGNWWDMNFEVYQNGEVIGSVRKKWFTWGDSYQLQIENEETEPLLVSLVVAIDCAKADQAAAAPAPG is encoded by the coding sequence ATGAGACAGTTGTATATTAAGCAAAAGGTGTTTAGTCTGAGCGGTAAGTTTTCGGTGAAAGATGAGCAGGAGAATGAAGTGTATTTCGTGGAAGGGAGTTTCCTGCAGATTCCAAAGACGTTTTCCATTACGGATTCAGCGAGGAAGGAAGTCGCGGTGATTACAAAGAAGACTTTTAGTTTCCTGCCGACCTTCTTTGTGGAAGTGAGTGGCCAAGAAACCGTGACGATTAAGAAACACTTTTCCTTCCTGAAATCGCGTTACTCGATTGACGCGGTAGATATGGAAGTGCGGGGAAATTGGTGGGACATGAATTTCGAAGTGTATCAGAACGGAGAAGTGATCGGATCCGTCCGCAAGAAATGGTTCACCTGGGGCGATAGCTACCAGCTGCAAATTGAAAATGAAGAAACGGAACCCCTTCTCGTATCACTCGTCGTGGCGATTGACTGTGCAAAAGCCGATCAAGCAGCTGCAGCTCCGGCGCCTGGTTGA
- a CDS encoding TRAP transporter substrate-binding protein, with the protein MKAPSIKKKSLLLCIAMATSMMLAACSSDDPKAEAGTDTGAGSASTIALDLSHVWPPSHGQETVTVKELIADVEEATNGQVKITSYPGASLAASDGQFDAAATGAIDIGFSVNSYNPNQFPLTSVMELPFMSDQGEKGAKVLWQLYEEFPEFEEEYTGTVPLWLFTSDPGQIFTVGKPVKSLEDLKGMRIRSPSAETNEWLTAIGATPVSMPMNETYEALERGVVDGTIAPWEALLGHSLIDVINYATVGNFYSTTFYATMNENTWDSLGEENQTAIRELTGEKLSMKAAALHDQSGRDAVEQAKEKGVEIYELSEEELDEWKVLINPTIEKWIEKVEGRGLPGQAIYDRAVELSAQ; encoded by the coding sequence ATGAAAGCACCATCCATCAAAAAGAAGTCTCTTCTATTATGTATCGCAATGGCGACAAGTATGATGTTGGCCGCCTGTAGTAGCGACGATCCAAAAGCCGAAGCGGGAACTGATACGGGGGCAGGGTCGGCAAGTACGATTGCGTTGGACTTGTCTCATGTATGGCCACCGAGTCATGGTCAAGAAACGGTGACGGTGAAGGAATTAATTGCTGATGTGGAAGAAGCGACGAATGGACAGGTGAAAATTACATCCTATCCAGGGGCATCATTGGCGGCTTCGGATGGACAGTTCGATGCAGCTGCCACAGGTGCTATCGATATTGGCTTCAGCGTGAATAGTTACAACCCAAACCAATTTCCACTCACTTCAGTGATGGAACTGCCATTCATGAGTGATCAAGGGGAAAAAGGAGCAAAAGTATTATGGCAGCTGTATGAGGAATTCCCGGAATTTGAAGAGGAATATACGGGAACGGTTCCTTTATGGCTGTTCACTTCCGATCCTGGCCAAATCTTCACAGTTGGAAAGCCGGTGAAGAGTCTTGAAGATCTAAAAGGAATGAGAATTCGATCCCCGTCCGCGGAAACGAATGAGTGGCTGACAGCAATCGGTGCCACGCCAGTTTCGATGCCGATGAACGAGACTTATGAAGCGCTTGAACGAGGGGTGGTCGACGGGACGATCGCACCATGGGAAGCGTTGCTTGGTCACAGTTTGATAGATGTGATTAACTATGCCACGGTCGGCAATTTTTATTCCACGACATTTTACGCAACGATGAACGAAAATACATGGGATTCGCTAGGTGAAGAAAACCAAACCGCCATCCGAGAATTAACTGGTGAAAAATTGTCCATGAAAGCGGCCGCCCTTCACGATCAATCCGGAAGAGACGCTGTGGAGCAAGCGAAAGAAAAAGGCGTTGAAATTTATGAGTTAAGTGAAGAGGAACTCGATGAATGGAAAGTCCTTATAAATCCAACGATTGAAAAATGGATAGAAAAGGTGGAAGGAAGAGGCTTACCCGGACAAGCGATTTATGATCGTGCCGTTGAATTAAGTGCTCAGTAA
- a CDS encoding AraC family transcriptional regulator, giving the protein MPPTIKNELQSQNELNRLYFHIHRIDENTRSADWQIDKVDRPYAVFWYVVSGEKTIFIDDVKYIVRAGDFVLFPSQTSFKILESETGMPMHHLEIAVEIKLGPFNLMTLYDFPIITNLIGTAIETPLISLWRRLKAEWTPDIRTPFSPSYGELNFGLDQTIELLQFNALTLDWFIKVFTLLRPHADKLFPTFDPRLQQLFTFIDNHLNEKLSLKSLAEEVFLSESHLSLLFRQNVKMAPMEYVRNIRLLKVRKLLLTTNLSLKEISERIGFDDQSQLSRAFRRATGISPTEYRRKGDFI; this is encoded by the coding sequence TTGCCTCCTACTATAAAAAACGAGCTTCAATCACAAAACGAACTGAACCGATTGTATTTTCATATCCATCGGATTGATGAAAATACGAGATCGGCCGATTGGCAGATCGATAAAGTGGACCGTCCGTATGCTGTTTTTTGGTATGTGGTTTCCGGTGAGAAAACCATTTTTATCGATGATGTCAAATACATTGTCCGAGCCGGGGATTTCGTATTATTTCCCTCCCAGACCTCTTTTAAAATACTAGAATCCGAAACAGGAATGCCCATGCATCATTTGGAAATCGCTGTTGAGATCAAACTTGGACCGTTTAATTTGATGACTTTATACGATTTTCCAATCATCACCAATTTAATTGGCACAGCGATCGAGACACCGTTAATCAGTTTGTGGAGACGGCTTAAAGCCGAATGGACGCCAGACATTCGAACTCCTTTTTCTCCTTCCTATGGAGAGTTGAATTTCGGTCTGGACCAGACGATTGAACTTCTTCAGTTCAACGCCTTAACGCTGGATTGGTTTATAAAGGTCTTCACCTTGCTGCGACCGCATGCAGACAAATTATTTCCGACGTTCGATCCGCGCCTTCAGCAACTTTTCACTTTTATTGATAATCATTTGAATGAAAAACTAAGCTTAAAAAGTCTTGCCGAAGAAGTTTTCTTAAGTGAAAGCCACTTAAGTCTTCTGTTCCGCCAAAACGTGAAAATGGCGCCGATGGAATACGTCCGGAATATCAGATTGCTAAAGGTCCGTAAATTACTGTTAACAACGAATCTCTCTCTGAAAGAAATCTCAGAGAGAATCGGCTTTGACGATCAAAGCCAATTGAGCCGTGCTTTTCGCCGGGCTACAGGAATTAGCCCAACCGAGTACCGACGAAAGGGCGATTTTATTTAA
- a CDS encoding 3-phenylpropionate/cinnamic acid dioxygenase subunit beta: MQGQMQLSLQEEITQFYYREAYLLDHRNYREWLDLLAEDITYVMPLRVTVENKMGSNVNQEMTYFSDTKKDIAMKVERLYMKSAWVDDPAPRQRHFISNVMVEQTGAPDEYKVISYFLFKRSRSSEANTEEIFGEREDLLRKVDGDWKVASRTVYADQSVLTVMNLAMFL; this comes from the coding sequence ATGCAAGGGCAGATGCAATTGTCACTCCAAGAAGAAATCACCCAATTTTATTATCGGGAAGCGTATTTACTGGACCATCGCAACTATCGGGAATGGCTTGATTTGCTTGCGGAGGATATTACCTATGTTATGCCGTTACGGGTGACCGTGGAAAATAAAATGGGATCCAATGTGAATCAGGAGATGACGTATTTTTCGGATACGAAAAAAGACATTGCGATGAAAGTGGAACGACTGTATATGAAATCTGCTTGGGTAGATGATCCGGCGCCGAGACAAAGGCATTTTATTAGTAATGTGATGGTGGAACAAACCGGCGCTCCAGATGAATATAAAGTGATCAGTTATTTCCTATTTAAACGGAGCAGAAGTTCCGAGGCGAATACGGAAGAAATATTCGGAGAGCGGGAAGACCTTCTCAGAAAAGTAGATGGTGACTGGAAAGTCGCTTCGCGTACGGTTTATGCAGATCAATCTGTCTTGACGGTCATGAATTTAGCGATGTTTTTATAG
- a CDS encoding aromatic ring-hydroxylating oxygenase subunit alpha codes for MNLIIEELKQMQGKLEEGYFPQWVVTDPEIYKLEQEKVFSKTWLFLAHESELKESGSYITRMMVDDPILLMKNRKGEIKAFLNSCSHRGTRLCTEDYGNKKAHTCPYHGWTFNLDGELIGIVAGNKVYGEKMDKSEWGLRPVPRVESYQGMIFGNLDPNAMSLEDYLGDMKFYFDIMLGRSDGGMEVRGVPQRWIAKANWKMTAENFAADPYHVQTTHRSATEMKLTPSDPLYASYGHQVVLQNGHGINVITSATGASANKYQGMPEDMWTMFERNLNEKQVEIFSKVTNFVGGVFPNLSFLSSCSGSEGVRHNHLNWRVWRPIGPEKIEIWVWYMIDKALPEEYKEKSYKGFLATFGAAGTLEQDDTENWARIIEASSGTMSRDRTLSYNNMANYLMGFDNVEIDETFPGPGEAYPTCYTDHIARSMHKYWLELMTKESGGEG; via the coding sequence GAGGGCTATTTTCCCCAGTGGGTGGTCACCGACCCGGAGATTTACAAGTTGGAGCAGGAAAAAGTATTCAGCAAAACTTGGCTTTTTCTTGCGCATGAATCTGAGTTGAAAGAAAGCGGCAGCTATATTACGAGGATGATGGTCGATGATCCGATCTTGCTCATGAAAAATCGAAAAGGTGAGATCAAAGCATTTCTAAACTCTTGTTCTCATCGCGGCACCCGTCTGTGCACCGAAGATTACGGAAATAAGAAAGCGCATACATGTCCGTATCATGGGTGGACTTTCAATCTGGACGGGGAATTAATCGGGATTGTCGCCGGGAATAAAGTGTATGGTGAAAAAATGGATAAAAGCGAGTGGGGGCTCCGGCCGGTACCAAGAGTGGAGAGTTATCAAGGGATGATCTTCGGCAATCTCGATCCGAATGCCATGTCGTTAGAAGATTATTTAGGAGATATGAAATTCTACTTTGACATTATGCTCGGTAGAAGTGACGGAGGCATGGAAGTCAGGGGAGTGCCGCAGCGATGGATTGCGAAAGCGAACTGGAAAATGACAGCTGAGAACTTTGCGGCGGATCCTTATCATGTGCAGACAACGCATAGATCCGCTACGGAAATGAAGCTGACGCCGTCCGATCCATTGTATGCGTCCTATGGACACCAAGTCGTGTTACAAAATGGCCATGGGATTAATGTCATCACCTCTGCAACCGGGGCATCGGCCAATAAATACCAGGGGATGCCAGAGGATATGTGGACGATGTTTGAAAGGAATTTAAATGAAAAGCAAGTGGAAATCTTCTCGAAAGTAACGAACTTTGTAGGCGGTGTTTTCCCGAATCTATCCTTCCTCAGTTCCTGCAGCGGATCGGAGGGGGTCCGGCATAACCACCTTAATTGGCGGGTTTGGCGGCCGATCGGACCCGAAAAAATTGAAATCTGGGTCTGGTATATGATCGACAAGGCGCTTCCTGAAGAGTATAAAGAAAAATCGTACAAAGGATTCCTCGCAACGTTTGGGGCGGCCGGCACATTGGAGCAAGATGACACGGAAAATTGGGCGCGCATTATTGAAGCAAGTTCCGGGACTATGTCACGTGATCGGACGCTAAGCTACAACAATATGGCGAACTATCTCATGGGCTTTGATAATGTGGAAATCGATGAAACCTTTCCCGGGCCGGGTGAAGCATACCCGACATGTTACACTGACCATATCGCGAGAAGCATGCATAAATATTGGTTGGAACTGATGACGAAGGAATCCGGAGGTGAGGGCTGA